From Anastrepha obliqua isolate idAnaObli1 chromosome 3, idAnaObli1_1.0, whole genome shotgun sequence:
ctttaatttaaaaaggtaATCATAATACATTGAACAATACAAAGATAAAGGGTAATGTTTAGTTATAGGAAAGATTTTGATTGTTGTGCATAATACTGCAGgttcatatatatttacattaacAAAGTACTATACTTTTCAAAGTAGTAACGGGATGCCCTAAAGCATAaccatttaatataaattttcaaaaaaaaaaaacaaaaaccttatacTCGTACTTGGGCAGCAATAAAAACTGTAGCAGAAAACCTTGCAAGTGGGCAACCTGAAAAATCTGATTTTGATAAATACTAATACTAACTCAGTGTTCATTAAAGAGAAACTACAAAAGATGAAGATGATAACAAGAAGATTACTGGCTCTTCACCATCAGTGGGAAATTGTACGTTCAATCCAAAAAGTAGTTAATCCTACTGAACCAACCTGCAATGATTGAAACACCGCAGCAGCGGAATTACTAATGAAATGATGCATATCaatgtttttctatttattacaTTTCTTATTTTCATCTTTAGTGATCAACTTAtgtaatatgtatattaaatataaaatctgTTGGGAAATTTATAACTTAACAAAGTAAACTAACAGGCTTATTTTAcgatttaattctttttatcaCCTTTTACagttctcttcttttgttttttgtttttgttgctggccCCACATTCATTGATTTCTTCTGTTTGCtagttttcttcaatttttttccgcCTTTAAGTTGCTGGGTATTGAAAGATACTTTTAACGCAGTTCCACCCAGTGAATGTTTCTTTTTGACTGCAGCACGAGCTTCCATTGTAGTGGGCAAGGTTATTGCCGCTATACTTGAAGCGGTTAATCTACCTTTGCCGGGCTTTATTTGTACATCTACCGCCGTTGGGAATAATCTACGCACTTCCGATACAGAGGCACTTTGAGGTAGATTTGTTATAACAATCGATGATGTGAAATTCTTAGCACGCAATGCTAATTTGCTCGCACGCCTCAAACGCGcctttgcttttttcttttctaaagaATTCACTTTGCGCTGAACAAGCTCCTCAAGAAAGTCAGAGCTCTCCGTACGTGGAATCGACACAACTATTCTTTTCTCACCTTTTGCTAATAATTTTATGGCTTTAAAGGCGGTATCACGATCTTCACGTGAATTAAAATCTACAAGACAAAAACGTGCGTGTTTTTGTCGTGGTTTAtgtgctttcacaattaaaGGAGACAGGGACTTGGCCTCCTTCTGAAACTCGGCATCATCTTCTGGGAGTTTATGTGGGAAGCGGATATACAATTGTTTCCCCTGTCGTTCTGAATACTTTTTAGTCAGCTGGTCAGCAACTTTGTCCTCGAGTGATTTTGACATGGCCAGTTCATTATCCATATTCTCATCATCTTCATCAGAATCGGTGTCACTGGCATCTAAATCCGGCTCCTCCTCCTCATGCGATTCCAGCTGACTATCAGATTGTTCACTTTCAGACGATGTCATTATTTAAATTGCGTACATATAAGAACTAAGTAAAAATGAAAGCAGTTGCATTCGTAAACGCAcgtgttattattttgttttatgccgATCTTTTGTTAGTTCTGCTATTGATTTATCGGAAAATTACCATTAGTGCTTCGCACACTGTATACTTTATCGACCGATTGTTTAAATTGCTTCTCTTGAATAACACGAAGAGATACGAAGGTGCTCACACCACACCAACTTAATCGCAGCCGACTACACTAAAAATTCTACCAACCATCGGCCGAGTACTCAGTATCAGAATCAGTAAGGCGCTATTCTACGAGCACACTCTGCAAACTTTTTATTCGGCACACATACACCATAAAAAAcgcatgtaaaaattttaaattttcagcaaaagaTAGGATTTGTGTAAGGATTAACAGCATTTCCCCGTAcatttatggggaatgtttatgctgctacaacaataacaacaacaacattggtgTAAGGTATGCCAAATATgtgataaaatatgtatataacatGTAAACTACTTTTTGAAAGGTCTGTAAATTTTGGttgtgttttaaatttaaatgaattgttaTGCGTATAGAAAGTGGAAAATCTTCttgtgtttgtaattttttaagtgcGTGGAGTTTTCCGGTTACTAATCGATAGCTATAAACGGAGTGGAGAGACTTCCAATAATCTTTTGAACAACATTTTGTCGAGTTTTTTCTTCGCGAAAAAAATCTCCTCACCACCAATATGCAAATATTGACGAAAAATATGCCCTGAAAATTATGAACATATTGAAATAGATCGACATCTATTCAAGTTTTCGTACAACTATTCCGGGGGacttgtgtgcatgtgtgcacagataaataaatatcaggTGAACAACGACCAGGTTGTGTATATTTTGGTGGTAATTTGTTTACGTTTAGCTATTTTGAAACTAAAGtaaacaatatcaaaaatgaataTACTCCTTTTCTTATATCGACTtacattatttgtttgtttttttattttctgtttatcTTCTGCACTGACGTCATGGGCCTTGGAATGCTAAATTattcaatcaaaataaattaaacttataatttactTCTTTCATTGTaatgaatgaaagaaaatgtaacatttcttataatttacagagaaagagtATTAGAGAATACTGAGAATTTgggtaaaccattcatttagtAATAATTTCAAGCGGAAGAAAAATCTAGGGCAAtatgatttgaaagaaaattaaatttcctcaaagttctagaaatcggaTTTTTTAAAGCATTGATAGTTCTAACCATCCCTAAAcagaaaatatcacaattttgtGAGCTTCCCTGAGGAATATTGAACGTAATTTTCTTGAGTAGCAATGGGGAGTTAATCGCCCCATTTGTCAAATCGAATATGAAAGTGAGGAAGAAAATAGGCCTTCTAGTATCTAGTGTTTTGCGATTAatgagcaagcaccgactttCGAGTCTCCTCCATAATTCTTGAAGTGCCCCGAAACCTCGGCATACTACCTTATTGACAATATCATTTTTGGCTTCCATTATTAGAATCGAACTTTTTCTGGATATTATTCAAcgtttgttaattttgttttggtttactCTTTCGTTTTGGTTTGCCGCTAATTTTGATAGATTTCCGCTAAAAATAAGGGCAGTCAACGATTTGTTTGTAATTCGCAAGGTATTTCAGAATGGATTACTTGCTCTCAAAATTTTGTACTtcaaattacataatttaaaagTGAATTACTAATGAGAGAGCGAATTACGTGTCGTGGGAACAAAGCATTAGCCTTATTGTCTGGAAGATAGCAACCCTGCTCAATTTTGACTGCAGTACCCTCACTTGGTCGCATTagtcaacaaatttatttagacGAAAAAcgtaaatttggtaaaaattgaagaaaatatatcTTTGAAATAATAAAGATGACTTTATTGGAAAACGTACGCGAATGGTTCACCTCGGAGACAGCCCGTAATAAAAATTCGTCTTTAATAGCTGGATTTGTGGTGAGAGCAAATAGGCGATGGAAAATCATATTCGTTTTGTTTACAAAAGCACTTACATATGTTTGGTTCggtttgtttcagttttttgctgGCTGGTGGGTTCTGATCGATGCTATGGCTGTAGATAACTCCCATCAGATAACTACTGGCCATGTTTTTATAGGGGTTTTCGGTACAATTAGTTTTTTCATGGTGAACACTGTGAAGAATTCTcatgtaagtaaaatttttggacgTTTTTCTCTAGTAAACTTCTcaagcattttttaattttgctgaaTAGATTTCCGAAGAGAATACATCGGAGTCAGGGGCACGTATTGCAAAAATTTGGCTGCTCATTGGTTTCGTAATGGGATTCGCTTCGATAATTGCAGCAGTGTGGGTTATGATAGACGACTTTATCAATAATAGTAAGTAAACTGTAAACAAAGATTTTCAAATTCTATATAAACTACAATCCTACTCTAGGCCTCTTTGAGtatcctttttaaaaattgccTTGGCAATGTTGTATTGCGGGATTTTTATGCCAAATTATTGCCATTAACTTTCAGTACTCAATTGAAGTAAAGATTTCCTATCCCATTAAAATATGATGAAAACTTTCGGTATTCtaagttattatttttctttttcagccAAAAAAGATAATTGGCCAGGTGTAGCGCTTCTCATGCAGAATGTTCTTATTCTTATTGGAAGCCTTGTTTACAAATTTGGCCGAAACGAGGAGGACTGGAATGAGTAAATGAGACAAACTATCCACGTGTAAAAGGAGTGTTTCACCATATTCATTTTACATTAAGTTAAATAGTAGGCTTACTTTTTCGTTATAAACAACAGTTGCAGTATACTGATGTATCTATACTGCTTTCATATATATATCTCATAAAATGCGTCTG
This genomic window contains:
- the LOC129241178 gene encoding transmembrane protein 50B; amino-acid sequence: MTLLENVREWFTSETARNKNSSLIAGFVFFAGWWVLIDAMAVDNSHQITTGHVFIGVFGTISFFMVNTVKNSHISEENTSESGARIAKIWLLIGFVMGFASIIAAVWVMIDDFINNTKKDNWPGVALLMQNVLILIGSLVYKFGRNEEDWNE
- the LOC129240921 gene encoding uncharacterized protein LOC129240921, which produces MTSSESEQSDSQLESHEEEEPDLDASDTDSDEDDENMDNELAMSKSLEDKVADQLTKKYSERQGKQLYIRFPHKLPEDDAEFQKEAKSLSPLIVKAHKPRQKHARFCLVDFNSREDRDTAFKAIKLLAKGEKRIVVSIPRTESSDFLEELVQRKVNSLEKKKAKARLRRASKLALRAKNFTSSIVITNLPQSASVSEVRRLFPTAVDVQIKPGKGRLTASSIAAITLPTTMEARAAVKKKHSLGGTALKVSFNTQQLKGGKKLKKTSKQKKSMNVGPATKTKNKRREL